In Scomber japonicus isolate fScoJap1 chromosome 21, fScoJap1.pri, whole genome shotgun sequence, one DNA window encodes the following:
- the LOC128382869 gene encoding uncharacterized protein DDB_G0286299-like — protein MTAFLQKLRDAGQPKPTVSRKSQSPVKVPVCPPEPEDDFLILEDDAPIRFTILSQNATKRRQRLNKTSSTEKDSSADKGMKDVLVSVETTQKQQESDQANGKLETVNQKMKKKGKKRQREVTETGSDKDESSTPENFPAGDLVEKDKPNQKTQQRLKKESNKAEDKPEDTASSKTTEEEENSTKPQKSSEVKRSKSSKYEKAKTSKAKSLKQTRKEMQGSEGVKETVKVQRSSEEDADVEDLASLSDKEIGKSEAQTANEKNKQSKQSVSVGSSSDDGQAAGKRKRNPPGQWWLLCPESTEETKVTDNQPILKRSKLSRIELGAEISPPAEDKNDGLLKQTHHNTNKKNKKIKLNKHRTTRGDNPDKMKATVEEQTEDQEDQDSAQSSPLVFSPRDHSSGDQIFRRVYHHSNSSAPASPISPRRPSEQLGTTKHDKRSRKPPGQWWKADNMSEDVESVSSQPQQLNPKEPKPRRERKTLSKQSRSAQLGTPKKGNTEVLSKPPGGAPVVPLKPRRAPETVNHMAIFKDIFTSATKSSAAINKKETGQNNRREVTACPADNSAADCAALSNTNKNIVRTDAGESNNKSPLTTRRHST, from the exons tTCCAGAAAGTCTCAGTCACCGGTAAAAGTACCCGTGTGTCCACCTGAACCAGAGGATGACTTTCTTATCCTGGAGGATGATGCACCTATTCGTTTCACCATCCTCAGTCAAAACGCCACAAAAaggagacagaggctgaacaaAACCTCCAGCACCGAGAAAGACAGCTCAGCAGACAAGGGGATGAAGGATGTTTTGGTGTCAGTAGAGACGACACAAAAACAGCAGGAATCGGATCAGGCAAACGGAAAACTTGAGACTGTcaatcagaaaatgaagaagaaagggaaaaagagacagagagaagtgactgagacaggaagtgacaagGATGAATCGTCCACTCCTGAGAATTTTCCTGCAGGTGACTTGGTGGAAAAAgataaaccaaaccaaaaaactCAACAGCGCCTCAAGAAGGAGAGCAACAAGGCAGAAGACAAACCCGAAGACACAGCCAGCAgtaaaacaacagaagaagaagaaaactccaCAAAACCCCAGAAGTCATCTGAGGTGAAGAGATCAAAGTcttcaaaatatgaaaaagcCAAGACAAGCAAAGCTAAATCATTAAAGCAGACCAGAAAAGAGATGCAGGGATCTGAAGGAGTAAAAGAGACGGTGAAAGTACaaaggagcagtgaggaggatgCAGATGTTGAAGACTTGGCTTCTCTTTCAG ACAAAGAAATCGGAAAATCTGAAGCACAAACAGCAAacgaaaaaaacaaacagagcaaaCAGTCTGTTTCTGTGGGGAGTTCCTCTGATGATGGTCAGGCAGctgggaaaaggaaaagaaatccGCCAGGACAGTGGTGGTTGCTCTGCCCCGAGAGCACAGAGGAAACAAAGGTTACAGACAACCAGCCGATTCTGAAAAGGTCAAAACTGAGTCGTATAGAGCTTGGAGCAGAAATATCACCACCCGCAGAAGATAAAAATGATGGACTTTTAAAGCAAACACatcacaacacaaataaaaagaataagaaaataaaactaaacaaacacagaactaCAAGAGGAGACAACCCTGACAAGATGAAAGCAACAGTtgaagaacagactgaagatCAGGAGGACCAGGATTCAGCACAGTCCAGCCCTTTGGTATTTTCACCCAGAGACCACAGCTCAG GGGATCAGATATTTCGCAGAGTGTATCATCACAGCAATTCCAGTGCACCAGCATCACCCATCTCTCCTCGGAGACCTTCAGAGCAGCTCGGGACAACAAAACATGACAAGCGGAGTAGGAAGCCTCCTGGTCAATGGTGGAAAGCTGATAACATGTCTGAGGACGTGGAGAGCGTCTCCTCCCAGCCTCAGCAGCTCAACCCCAAAGAGCCCAAACCTCGTAGAGAAAGAAAAACGCTGTCTAAACAAAGCAGATCTGCTCAACTTGGTACTCCCAAAAAGGGCAACACGGAAGTCTTGTCAAAACCACCGGGGGGAGCTCCTGTAGTTCCTCTGAAACCGAGGAGGGCTCCAGAGACTGTGAACCACATGGCcatatttaaagacatttttacttCAGCCACAAAGAGCTCTGCTGCcatcaacaaaaaagaaacaggcCAGAATAACAGGCGTGAAGTCACTGCGTGTCCTGCTGACAactctgctgctgactgtgCAGCACTCAGTAACACCAACAAAAACATTGTCAGGACAGATGCTGGTGAATCCAACAACAAGAGCCCACTGACCACAAGGCGTCACAGCACGTAA